In uncultured Desulfobacter sp., one DNA window encodes the following:
- a CDS encoding chitobiase/beta-hexosaminidase C-terminal domain-containing protein, whose protein sequence is MKRSKLILFISVFIFLSVLVQAAFCADSCSFDFENDGDVDGKDVFLFSRSENPTSQDYSDFAEQFGKTDCMITAAPQITFQVDPQITNGTTSATLSWTALYTDSITIEPGIGDVTGTSSVVITPAQTTEYTLTAVGNGGQSQSKVTVSVDTVPPNMIDFYPANGSVIAASGEAITLLGTFGDNLAGIKSVTLLNEENTDITSSATVTASTIAYILSPIQEKQYSFTLILEDNVSNSRTFPIAFRVDKTAPVTTPSVASGRYSSQITLNLTASEDSTVYYSTDGYPPFVGASNTKSSSSPASGIVIDSTTRVQFFSVDAAGNREITKTADYMFTDIPASVTGLTAIFSPSPKQVYLSWSQNPDAQNYCIYRCINFADRLILLDSRANGYPPPKKLKIADTAGNTPDFTDNANLVDGASYYYGVTYIDSNGIESVISDLANTIITPQDPAETIQDAADRAAVWLENSQQSNGSWGTKEKRILATSQALNGLKVKGVENAGIFQALFFLRAVKADNVDYLARKIVTLSNHGQNADRSVSRLISKSYIYNAQIYGWGIDGSFMVDALDTALGTKALACLSIGLKDSEGTSLSDLGELALEQWAPLQGPENNKYGWVPGQDISAFVSAAAYSVTNPGAGVTQWLSDLQQANGSFEDNITDTAGVLIWVPDIIPDKAAAQLYLVAGQNINGSWGDDPYLTGLCLEALLK, encoded by the coding sequence GTGAAACGGTCGAAATTAATTCTGTTCATTTCTGTTTTTATCTTTTTATCCGTTTTGGTTCAGGCCGCATTCTGTGCAGATTCCTGTTCATTTGATTTTGAAAATGACGGGGATGTTGATGGAAAAGATGTTTTTCTTTTCAGCCGCTCGGAAAACCCAACTTCGCAGGATTACTCTGATTTCGCGGAACAATTTGGTAAAACCGACTGTATGATCACTGCCGCTCCTCAGATCACCTTTCAGGTAGATCCTCAAATCACGAACGGCACCACATCTGCCACGCTTTCATGGACGGCGTTATATACGGATTCAATTACCATTGAACCAGGCATTGGTGACGTCACCGGAACGTCATCTGTTGTTATTACCCCTGCTCAAACAACGGAATATACTTTGACCGCTGTTGGGAACGGCGGGCAAAGTCAAAGTAAGGTAACGGTATCTGTGGATACTGTCCCGCCTAATATGATTGATTTTTATCCTGCAAACGGATCTGTGATCGCAGCAAGCGGTGAAGCCATCACTCTTTTAGGAACATTTGGTGATAATTTAGCCGGTATAAAGTCCGTTACGCTACTCAATGAAGAAAATACAGACATTACATCAAGTGCGACAGTGACAGCGTCTACAATTGCGTATATCCTATCACCGATACAGGAAAAACAATATTCGTTTACTTTAATACTTGAAGATAATGTCTCAAACTCAAGAACCTTCCCAATAGCTTTCAGGGTCGACAAAACTGCGCCTGTTACGACACCAAGTGTTGCTTCGGGAAGATATTCATCCCAGATAACATTGAATTTAACAGCTTCGGAGGACTCAACCGTCTATTATTCCACTGACGGCTATCCCCCATTTGTCGGTGCGAGCAACACGAAGTCCTCCTCAAGCCCTGCCTCAGGAATAGTTATCGACAGCACAACAAGGGTCCAGTTTTTTTCTGTAGACGCTGCCGGCAACAGGGAAATCACAAAAACGGCCGACTATATGTTTACGGATATTCCTGCTTCTGTTACAGGCCTTACAGCAATATTCAGTCCAAGCCCAAAGCAGGTTTACCTTTCCTGGAGCCAGAATCCGGATGCCCAAAATTATTGCATATACAGGTGTATAAATTTTGCCGATCGACTTATTCTTTTGGACAGCCGGGCCAACGGCTATCCGCCGCCTAAAAAATTAAAAATTGCTGATACGGCGGGTAATACTCCTGATTTCACTGACAACGCTAACCTGGTCGACGGGGCATCATATTATTACGGGGTCACCTATATTGACAGCAATGGAATTGAATCTGTTATATCGGATCTGGCCAATACAATCATAACACCCCAGGACCCGGCCGAAACAATACAGGACGCGGCAGACCGGGCAGCGGTCTGGTTAGAGAACAGTCAACAGTCAAACGGCTCATGGGGTACTAAAGAAAAGCGTATCCTTGCCACCAGCCAGGCTCTGAATGGGTTAAAAGTCAAGGGTGTTGAAAATGCGGGCATTTTTCAGGCACTTTTTTTCTTAAGAGCCGTTAAAGCGGATAACGTTGATTATCTGGCCAGAAAAATTGTTACGCTTTCTAATCACGGACAGAACGCAGACCGGTCCGTAAGCCGATTGATTTCAAAAAGCTATATATACAATGCCCAGATCTATGGCTGGGGCATCGACGGCTCTTTCATGGTGGATGCCCTTGACACGGCGCTGGGCACAAAAGCGCTGGCATGTCTTTCAATAGGATTGAAAGATAGTGAAGGAACATCTCTTTCCGATTTGGGTGAACTGGCACTTGAACAATGGGCTCCTTTGCAGGGACCTGAAAATAATAAATACGGCTGGGTACCAGGGCAAGATATCAGTGCATTTGTTTCTGCTGCAGCTTACAGCGTGACCAATCCCGGAGCAGGTGTCACCCAGTGGTTGTCAGATCTGCAGCAGGCAAATGGATCTTTCGAAGACAATATTACGGATACGGCAGGTGTGTTGATCTGGGTGCCGGATATTATACCGGATAAGGCAGCTGCGCAATTATATTTAGTCGCAGGTCAGAATATCAACGGCAGTTGGGGAGATGATCCGTATCTTACCGGTTTATGTCTGGAGGCTTTGCTCAAATGA
- a CDS encoding RHS repeat-associated core domain-containing protein, translating to MKKTDNSKFAKQTGTLAMNPIFRLICIFILCFFLSGTAVADVPGSGFTSETPECQFTPELTALAEDLDHDPVKIFKWIYENIESPKLMYKDGTSIKFRPFYEKSRLGAQTTYLAGRGNHWDTSSLLITLLRISGIPARYAQYSGTGYVWVEAWIKHGNYRNGSGVDSTGQWIPMVPWFKEYEVEPGLDLFTGSTVPAGLDFDFESYLLMDNPKHAAELYEEKLQAYLATHHPGQTLQSIAYQETAKDYDLSILSPTLPVDMRLSASIITFAEVASSDRVSITIKFKNKDTDADLLTYTAVMPEVSGKRICLDFKNVSGILKPVIKVDGTIVQGGETSDPGLDASGKFYISYMGGGYDSWVDRPAMDAGTLVHIGLDPVAASPVTVARLKEEYSSIDPALISDPDNREQLLGRMGKILSETYLSRNFEIKRRMDNLVHGRTVWSALAPTFIFADPDNIATAGESKFWFHPQWNIDAQSKTGYYKRQDDQLESMAWDHPVHELARWLAGYASSYNEGLIFDDWQDTPSASTIKILMVANEDSSIDVGNRMTTADISMLEALKDDYGTVSNALYPSTIDFMINRINEGGIVTAPLRKVTHEGMTGYVMLVTNSNGNIGDSYLFNMFEGGKTGESVVPSVTTVPSDSFHDTSTSISPAARQTVADTYVNPDADTTTASNDSWFSRALSTAGDPVDMATGEFYHEELPDIIIPSRGLNLSIVRTYKSRLIYNGPFGYGWTWNHAQHIIPQQSGDLIYYDENSQPQTLVDNGDGTYQTAPGVTYTVRKEGTEYKVKFRNNLEFTFNPDGFLTRKQDAYGNYLSFGYDTGNPGRIISIADALGQSLTLTYNAGGKVERLEDHTGRFCTYTYDGDDLTGFTDLENNTTAFAYLKNQSNPENNHNLTRYTLPEGDYLDIGYYGNDQVSFHRNKREDTFHFFYSTLNRYGETWNEEGYYRKVFFNENQDEIRVLHEDGTVVQKTYDQYHNLIRLIDGNGNETVFDYGADPSKRLLASRTDSLNHVTSYAYTDTNNPYRPSQITDPKSHITKLSYYPSGRLHTKTTGVDQAYDTDGRLVESPGAPGFTTTFAYDGFGNLVRISDPLNNDILHAYDENGLRKLSTTDKNGHVTTFDYYEQGDGQPLGLLQSRTIVSSLHPEGITTRYEYNQYNQVTLVTDPAGNQTVQDYDANRKPTVTTRPNGAVTENVYDWARDLVAGAKVKETIDPLGNSTLFTHDRLGNVISVTDSEGYTRDADYNGRSRLTRRTDESGNTEYFEYDGMGNITVHTDKRGHDTGYTYDDAGRLLTVTDPEGNVIATTWDAAGNKESVTDPNLNVTTFTYDALNRLVSKTTGFDTPDARTTEYRYDEFNRLVKEISPEGHYRTFEYDAKANLRFTVFYDASDVQIKQIENIYYADARDLVHTTIVDHGKNGSETGIVYAYDKLGRKISETDEAGNTISYEYDSVGNLLSTSTPLGISENYYDLAGRLVTTITPLGEQTHYQYDTKGNLTWTRDPDGHETRMAYNGLGSQVATLDALNHTVLYDYDENANVLAVTDQENQTTYYTYDKANRKTGTTRPMGQEVSFAYDDAGNLAEIINGEGHKIAYTYNSLNQPRQVSYYNQSDLFTPVKTVLFSYDGNGNMAGYDDAVTSAVFQYDGLDRKTSTTVDFGAFTKTFANAYPDNWTRTFTGPDAQATIFEYDGAGRLITAGSVQYGDYLWDLPQTQSSPGSTTRYGYDLNGRIVSVTAQNSAQVTLLDRQYTYSPGGNLDTLDTEHGTYGYTHDELSRITDVDAPAGLEDEAYTYDGAGNRLTSLATASPWQYNPNNELTGQGAASYTYDDNGSITSRTGNDPLSFIYDESGRMTEVRDATDAAIATYYYDPFGRRLSKNVNGVRTYYLYADEGLIAEYDSTGTELRSYGYLPGTANSVAPLYTKENSQYYWYHNDHIGTPQQLVDDTGAVAWEARYTSFGKATPVTETIINNFRLPGHYYDEETGLHYNGNRYYDPDTGRYLRTDPLGIDGGLNLYVYAMNSPLMFIDPDGLIARDAWDYTKRSGDQLIRGNYSDEVTLLGTGAQIGTGLLGLDLPGDIRDITYDLTNWEWSWGHAGQTLLDTASVLPLVGALKYADETSTLIKNVDKVDEIADASTSAGKLADAGEDLYVGTYSKSKYWNKKTGLNETHTPHHVVQDAVSDTTHGKGITINIKKDIHANLETTGSPKRQLDNLRQHLAADVIELRNALRNAGYDRSTVNRQLQELIRQNKATGGF from the coding sequence ATGAAAAAAACTGACAATTCAAAATTTGCCAAACAAACAGGAACTTTGGCCATGAATCCTATTTTCAGACTTATCTGCATTTTTATCCTCTGTTTTTTTCTTTCAGGAACAGCTGTCGCTGACGTACCCGGATCGGGGTTCACCAGCGAAACACCGGAATGCCAGTTCACCCCGGAACTGACCGCCCTGGCAGAAGACTTGGACCATGATCCGGTAAAGATTTTCAAATGGATCTATGAGAACATAGAATCTCCCAAATTAATGTATAAAGACGGCACCAGTATTAAATTTCGGCCGTTTTACGAAAAGTCCAGGCTGGGCGCCCAGACGACATATCTGGCAGGCCGCGGCAACCACTGGGATACAAGTTCCCTTTTGATCACGCTGCTGCGTATCTCCGGGATCCCGGCAAGGTATGCGCAGTATTCAGGCACCGGCTATGTATGGGTGGAGGCCTGGATAAAGCACGGCAACTACCGTAACGGTTCCGGTGTTGATTCAACCGGGCAGTGGATTCCCATGGTGCCTTGGTTCAAGGAGTACGAGGTGGAGCCTGGCCTTGATCTTTTTACGGGCAGCACAGTGCCTGCCGGCCTTGATTTTGATTTTGAATCTTACCTGTTAATGGATAACCCCAAACATGCGGCTGAACTGTATGAAGAAAAACTCCAGGCTTATCTTGCAACGCATCATCCGGGCCAGACCCTTCAAAGCATTGCGTACCAGGAAACGGCAAAAGACTATGACCTGTCGATTCTTTCGCCGACACTGCCCGTAGACATGCGGCTCAGCGCATCCATTATCACCTTTGCAGAAGTTGCTTCCTCAGACCGGGTCAGTATAACCATTAAATTTAAAAACAAGGATACGGATGCTGACCTGCTGACCTATACAGCTGTGATGCCCGAGGTCTCCGGCAAACGGATCTGCCTTGATTTCAAAAATGTCTCAGGCATTCTTAAACCGGTCATTAAAGTGGATGGGACCATTGTCCAGGGAGGGGAAACTTCAGACCCTGGATTAGATGCATCAGGAAAGTTTTATATCTCGTACATGGGGGGCGGATATGATTCGTGGGTAGACCGTCCGGCAATGGATGCGGGCACCTTGGTCCACATCGGCCTTGATCCGGTGGCGGCAAGTCCGGTCACCGTTGCACGTCTCAAAGAAGAGTACTCAAGCATAGATCCTGCCCTTATCAGTGATCCCGATAACCGGGAACAGCTTCTGGGCCGGATGGGTAAAATTTTATCCGAGACCTATTTGTCCAGAAATTTTGAGATCAAAAGAAGAATGGACAACCTGGTTCACGGCAGGACGGTCTGGAGTGCGCTGGCTCCCACGTTTATATTTGCAGATCCTGACAATATTGCAACAGCCGGAGAATCAAAGTTCTGGTTCCATCCCCAGTGGAACATCGATGCCCAATCCAAAACCGGCTATTATAAACGACAGGATGATCAGCTGGAATCCATGGCCTGGGACCATCCGGTACACGAACTTGCCCGGTGGCTTGCCGGATATGCCTCCTCCTATAATGAAGGGCTGATTTTTGACGACTGGCAGGATACCCCCAGCGCCAGTACCATAAAAATCCTCATGGTCGCCAATGAAGATTCGAGTATTGATGTCGGCAACCGGATGACCACCGCTGACATCTCCATGCTTGAAGCGCTCAAGGACGACTATGGCACTGTGTCTAATGCCCTTTATCCGTCAACCATTGATTTTATGATTAACAGGATCAATGAGGGGGGGATCGTCACCGCACCCTTGAGAAAAGTGACCCATGAAGGCATGACCGGTTATGTCATGCTGGTCACAAACTCCAACGGGAACATCGGGGATTCTTACCTGTTTAATATGTTTGAGGGCGGCAAGACAGGAGAATCTGTTGTGCCGTCGGTCACAACGGTTCCAAGCGACAGCTTTCACGATACCTCCACCAGCATATCCCCGGCAGCCCGGCAGACCGTTGCCGACACCTATGTAAATCCTGATGCCGACACCACCACCGCGTCAAACGACAGCTGGTTTTCCCGGGCGCTGTCAACGGCCGGGGACCCGGTGGACATGGCCACAGGAGAGTTCTACCATGAGGAACTGCCCGATATTATCATCCCGTCAAGGGGCCTTAACCTGTCCATTGTCAGAACCTATAAAAGCCGGCTGATCTATAACGGACCCTTTGGTTACGGCTGGACCTGGAATCATGCCCAGCATATCATTCCCCAGCAAAGCGGGGACCTGATTTACTATGATGAAAATTCCCAGCCCCAGACCCTGGTTGATAACGGGGACGGCACCTACCAGACGGCGCCCGGCGTCACCTATACCGTGAGAAAAGAGGGCACGGAGTATAAAGTAAAATTCCGTAACAACCTGGAGTTCACCTTTAACCCGGACGGATTTTTAACACGCAAGCAGGATGCATACGGCAACTATTTGTCCTTTGGATACGATACCGGCAACCCGGGGCGGATCATTTCAATTGCAGATGCTTTAGGCCAGAGTTTGACCCTGACATATAACGCCGGCGGCAAGGTTGAACGGCTGGAAGACCATACCGGCAGATTCTGCACCTATACCTACGACGGGGATGACCTGACCGGCTTTACCGACCTTGAAAACAATACCACCGCGTTTGCGTATCTGAAAAACCAGTCCAATCCGGAAAACAACCATAACTTAACCCGCTACACCCTTCCGGAAGGCGATTATCTGGATATCGGGTATTATGGAAACGACCAGGTCTCCTTCCACAGAAACAAAAGAGAAGATACCTTTCATTTCTTCTATTCTACCCTCAACCGGTATGGAGAGACCTGGAATGAAGAGGGCTATTACCGCAAGGTCTTTTTCAACGAAAACCAGGATGAAATCAGGGTGCTGCACGAAGACGGCACCGTGGTCCAAAAAACCTATGATCAATATCACAACCTGATCCGCCTGATTGACGGCAACGGTAATGAAACCGTATTTGATTACGGCGCCGATCCGTCAAAAAGGCTTCTGGCCTCCAGAACAGACAGTTTAAACCATGTCACTTCATATGCGTATACGGATACCAATAATCCGTACCGGCCTTCTCAGATAACAGATCCGAAGAGCCATATCACAAAGCTGTCTTACTACCCTTCAGGCAGACTTCATACAAAAACCACAGGCGTTGACCAGGCCTATGATACCGACGGCCGCCTGGTGGAGAGCCCCGGTGCCCCGGGATTTACCACAACCTTTGCGTATGACGGTTTCGGCAACCTGGTCCGGATCTCAGACCCCTTAAACAATGACATTCTCCACGCCTATGATGAGAACGGCCTGCGGAAACTTTCCACAACCGATAAAAACGGTCATGTAACCACCTTTGATTATTATGAGCAGGGTGACGGACAGCCCCTGGGGCTTTTGCAGTCCAGGACCATTGTCTCTTCTCTGCACCCCGAAGGGATTACCACAAGGTATGAATACAACCAGTATAATCAGGTGACCCTGGTCACCGATCCCGCCGGGAATCAGACAGTCCAGGATTATGATGCCAACAGAAAACCCACCGTCACCACCCGGCCCAACGGTGCAGTCACCGAAAACGTCTATGACTGGGCAAGGGATCTTGTGGCCGGGGCCAAAGTCAAAGAGACCATTGATCCCCTGGGCAACTCAACCCTGTTCACCCACGACAGGCTGGGCAATGTCATATCCGTCACCGACAGCGAAGGGTATACGCGCGATGCAGACTATAACGGCAGAAGCCGGCTGACCCGCCGCACAGATGAATCCGGCAATACGGAATACTTTGAATATGACGGCATGGGCAATATCACTGTCCACACAGATAAACGGGGCCACGACACCGGGTATACTTATGATGACGCAGGACGTTTATTAACCGTCACCGATCCGGAAGGCAATGTCATCGCAACCACCTGGGATGCCGCCGGCAACAAGGAATCCGTCACCGATCCCAACCTGAATGTCACAACCTTTACCTATGATGCCTTAAACCGCCTGGTGTCAAAAACAACCGGGTTTGATACCCCGGATGCCAGGACCACTGAATACCGGTATGATGAATTCAACCGCCTGGTCAAGGAGATCAGCCCGGAGGGCCATTACAGAACCTTTGAATATGATGCAAAAGCAAATCTGCGGTTCACCGTGTTTTATGATGCGTCCGATGTTCAGATTAAACAGATCGAAAACATCTATTATGCCGATGCCAGGGACCTTGTCCATACGACCATCGTCGATCATGGCAAAAACGGCTCGGAAACCGGCATTGTGTACGCATATGATAAATTAGGCCGGAAAATATCCGAGACCGATGAAGCCGGCAACACCATCAGCTACGAATATGACAGTGTCGGAAACCTTTTATCCACGTCCACGCCTTTGGGAATCAGTGAGAACTATTATGACCTTGCCGGCCGGCTGGTGACAACCATCACGCCGTTGGGAGAACAGACCCACTACCAATACGATACAAAAGGCAATCTCACCTGGACCCGGGACCCGGACGGCCATGAAACACGCATGGCCTATAACGGCCTCGGCAGCCAGGTCGCAACGCTTGACGCCCTGAACCATACCGTTCTCTACGATTATGATGAAAACGCCAATGTCCTGGCCGTAACTGACCAGGAGAACCAGACCACCTATTACACATACGATAAGGCCAACCGGAAAACCGGCACCACTCGGCCCATGGGCCAAGAAGTCTCTTTTGCCTATGATGATGCCGGCAACCTTGCCGAGATAATCAACGGTGAAGGCCATAAAATCGCCTACACCTACAACAGCCTGAACCAGCCGCGCCAGGTCTCCTACTACAACCAATCCGATCTTTTCACCCCGGTGAAAACCGTGCTCTTTTCCTATGACGGCAACGGCAACATGGCCGGGTATGACGATGCAGTGACATCCGCTGTCTTCCAATATGACGGCCTTGATCGGAAAACGTCAACCACGGTTGATTTCGGCGCCTTTACCAAAACGTTTGCCAACGCCTATCCGGATAACTGGACCCGGACCTTTACCGGTCCTGACGCCCAGGCCACAATATTTGAATACGATGGGGCCGGCCGCCTGATTACAGCCGGTTCGGTACAGTACGGCGATTATCTATGGGATCTGCCGCAAACCCAAAGCTCTCCGGGTTCAACCACACGGTACGGATATGACCTGAACGGCCGGATAGTGTCCGTCACGGCACAAAACAGCGCACAGGTAACGCTTCTTGACCGGCAATATACATACTCGCCCGGAGGTAACCTTGACACCCTTGATACCGAGCACGGCACCTATGGCTATACCCATGATGAGCTGTCAAGGATAACCGATGTTGATGCCCCGGCCGGCCTCGAAGACGAGGCGTATACTTACGACGGTGCCGGCAACCGCTTAACCAGCCTGGCCACGGCATCCCCCTGGCAGTACAACCCGAACAACGAGCTGACCGGCCAAGGCGCTGCATCATATACATATGACGATAACGGCAGTATCACAAGCCGGACCGGCAATGACCCGCTATCATTTATTTATGATGAATCCGGCCGCATGACCGAAGTCCGGGACGCAACAGATGCCGCTATTGCCACCTATTATTATGATCCGTTCGGCCGGAGACTGTCCAAAAATGTGAACGGCGTCCGGACATATTACCTATATGCTGATGAGGGTCTGATCGCTGAATACGACAGCACCGGCACAGAACTCAGATCCTATGGATATCTGCCCGGAACCGCCAACAGCGTTGCACCTCTGTATACCAAAGAAAACAGCCAATATTACTGGTATCACAACGATCATATCGGAACACCCCAGCAGCTTGTGGATGACACAGGCGCTGTGGCCTGGGAAGCCAGGTACACAAGCTTTGGCAAGGCAACCCCTGTCACGGAAACCATCATAAACAACTTCCGTCTGCCGGGACATTACTATGACGAAGAAACAGGCCTGCACTACAACGGCAACCGGTATTATGATCCGGACACCGGCCGGTATCTGAGAACCGATCCTTTGGGCATCGACGGCGGACTGAACCTCTACGTCTATGCCATGAACAGCCCCTTGATGTTCATCGATCCGGACGGGCTGATTGCAAGGGATGCATGGGATTATACAAAAAGATCCGGGGACCAACTCATCCGGGGCAACTATAGTGATGAAGTTACTTTGCTGGGGACCGGGGCTCAGATAGGAACAGGCCTTCTTGGTCTTGACCTTCCAGGTGATATAAGAGACATTACTTATGACCTGACAAACTGGGAATGGTCATGGGGGCATGCCGGACAAACTCTGCTAGATACGGCCAGTGTGCTGCCTTTGGTCGGTGCATTGAAATATGCTGATGAGACCAGTACTCTTATCAAGAATGTTGATAAGGTTGATGAGATTGCGGATGCCTCAACGAGTGCAGGCAAACTTGCTGATGCTGGTGAAGATCTTTATGTAGGAACCTACAGCAAATCAAAATACTGGAATAAGAAAACAGGACTTAATGAAACACATACCCCCCACCATGTTGTTCAAGATGCGGTTAGTGACACAACTCATGGCAAGGGGATTACCATAAATATTAAAAAAGACATTCATGCAAATCTTGAAACAACAGGTAGTCCCAAAAGACAGCTTGACAACCTTCGACAACATTTGGCGGCAGATGTAATTGAATTACGAAATGCATTACGGAATGCTGGATACGATCGTTCAACAGTTAATCGACAATTGCAAGAATTGATACGCCAAAATAAAGCTACAGGAGGTTTTTAA